GGAGCGCCATACGACCGACACGCTCACCGTCGCCGACCCCGGCAAGCCCGGCGTGACCGTCGGCCACGCGGCCGCGGCATCCCCCGCCGATGTGGCGGATGCCGTCGCGGCGGCGACGCAGGCCTACCCGGCGTGGGCGGCACTGGGCGCAGCCGAGCGCGCCGCACAGATGGCGCAGGCGATCTCCGGCATCGCGGACGACCGAGACACCGACGCGGCGATCCTCTCGCAGGAGAACGGCAAGATCCGCATGGAGAGCTGGGTCGACGCGCTCGTGTTCGAGATCCGCTGGAATCTTGCGCTCATGCTCGCCGATGAGGTGGATGCCGGCAAGACGCTGCCGGTGATCCCCGGCGCGATCCCCGTTTCGACCGCGGTCAGCTATCAGCCACTGGGCGTGGTGACGATCATCGTGCCGTTCAACTGGCCCATCGCGATCCTGGGGGCGTCGCTGCCCCACGCGCTGCTGGCCGGGAACACCGTCATCGTCAAGCCGCCGCCCTCGACGCCGCTGGCGACCACGCGCGTCGTGCAGCGGGTGGCCGAGAAGCTGCCGCCCGGGGTGCTGAACGTGGTCACCGGGCGTGACGAGGACATGGCGGGCCTCATCGAGAACCCCGACGTGGCGAAGGTGTGCTTCACCGGCAGCGTCAACGGCGGCAAGCGGATCATGGCGATGGCGTCCCACACGCTCACGCGGGTGACGCTGGAGCTCGGCGGCAACGACGCGGCGGTATTCCTCGAGGATGCGATCCTCGACGACGTGCACCTCGACCGGCTGTTCGCCGCGATCTATGACACGACCGGTCAGATCTGCATGAACGCCAAACGCGTCTTCGTGCACCGGTCGCGGCGCGACGAACTGGTCGCCGGCCTCGAGGCCCGTCTGAACCGGGTCACGCTCGGGTACGGGCTCGACGAGGGCACCACGATGGGCCCCCTGCACCAGCCCGCTCAGAAGGCGTTCGTGGACGAGATCATCCAAGAGGCGAAGGATGCCGGCGCCGACGTCCGCGAGTTCGGCGAACTGCCCGGTGGTGACCTGGCCGGCGGCAACTTCGTGCGCCCCGCACTCGTGGTCGACGCCGACCCGCAGCTGCGCGTCGTGACGCAGGAGCAGTTCGGTCCGGTCATCCCGGTGATCGCCTTCGATGACGAGGACGAAGCCGTCGCGCTCGCGAACGACACCTGGGGCGGACTGTGCGGCTCGGTGTGGACCGCATCGCCCGAGGCCGCGCGGCGGGTGGGCTCGCAGCTGGTCTGCGGCTACGTCTGGGTCAACGACCACGGCGCGACCCGGCTCGACCTGCGGGCGCCGTTCGGCGGCATGAAGTCGTCGGGCTTCGGGCGCGAGCAGGGCATCGAGGGCGTGCGGGCGTTCCAGGACACCCGGTCCATCGCGACCATCGACCCCGAGGCGCTCGCCGGCATGGCCCACTGAACTGTTGCGGCGTGGCGCGCGCTTCAGTTGGCGCCCCCGCCGGGAACGCCGCGAGAGTTTCCGGCGTTTGCGCCCACTTTGAGTGGGAGAGTCTGAAGAAGGGATGTCAGGCGCTTCAGTTGGCGCTCGGGCCGGGAACTCCGCGATAGTTTCCGGCGTTCGCGCCCACTATGTGATGGGCGCGAATTCTCAGTTGGCGCCCCGCCGGGAACTCCGCGATAGTTTCCGGCGTTCGCGCCCACTTTGAGTGGAGAGTCTGAAACAAGGGGATGTCAGAGACGCGTGGAGGCCAGGCGCGCGGGGTCAGCGCTCGACGCGGACGACGAGCTCGTGTGCGCCGGGCCTCAGCCCTCGATGCGATCGACGAGCTCGAGGCCGCGCCGGGCCCAGTCGATCTCGGTGCGGGCGCGCTCGGCCAGGCCCTCGTACGTGAACCTCTTGTAAGCGATCGTGCGTTCGCGGTTGGCGGGCGGAGTGACCGACAGGCGGCGGGAGAGCATCGTGCTGCTCATCAGCTCGATGGCGTCGAGCTGCCCCTGGAACTGGGCCAGCTCGTCTTCCCAGACGGCGATGTGGCGTGTCAGGAACTCGCGCGCGGCCTCGGGGGTCGTCGTCTCGAGGTACGCGGCCCGCAGATGCGCGGGGTCGCGGACGCGCTGGTAGTCCAGCGGCGAGGCCATCCATTCTTCGAACGCCGCGTTGCCGGCATCCGTCACATGGTAGACACGCCGCGTCCCGCGCTCGCCGCGTGCCTGCTCTTCGCCCTCGATGAGTCCGAGCGAGGCCATCTTGCGCAGCTCGGGATAGATCTGCGAGTCGGGGGCGTGCCAGACATGGCCGACCGACTGCGAGAACTGCTTCTGCAGGTCGTAGCCCGACAGTGGGCCGACGCGCAGAATCGCCAGCAGGGCGTAACGCAGACTCATGGGGCTCCTTCCGCCTGAAGAGCGTA
This DNA window, taken from Microbacterium invictum, encodes the following:
- a CDS encoding aldehyde dehydrogenase family protein, whose amino-acid sequence is MTDTTRADTGVRTGLYIGGQERHTTDTLTVADPGKPGVTVGHAAAASPADVADAVAAATQAYPAWAALGAAERAAQMAQAISGIADDRDTDAAILSQENGKIRMESWVDALVFEIRWNLALMLADEVDAGKTLPVIPGAIPVSTAVSYQPLGVVTIIVPFNWPIAILGASLPHALLAGNTVIVKPPPSTPLATTRVVQRVAEKLPPGVLNVVTGRDEDMAGLIENPDVAKVCFTGSVNGGKRIMAMASHTLTRVTLELGGNDAAVFLEDAILDDVHLDRLFAAIYDTTGQICMNAKRVFVHRSRRDELVAGLEARLNRVTLGYGLDEGTTMGPLHQPAQKAFVDEIIQEAKDAGADVREFGELPGGDLAGGNFVRPALVVDADPQLRVVTQEQFGPVIPVIAFDDEDEAVALANDTWGGLCGSVWTASPEAARRVGSQLVCGYVWVNDHGATRLDLRAPFGGMKSSGFGREQGIEGVRAFQDTRSIATIDPEALAGMAH
- a CDS encoding PadR family transcriptional regulator; translated protein: MSLRYALLAILRVGPLSGYDLQKQFSQSVGHVWHAPDSQIYPELRKMASLGLIEGEEQARGERGTRRVYHVTDAGNAAFEEWMASPLDYQRVRDPAHLRAAYLETTTPEAAREFLTRHIAVWEDELAQFQGQLDAIELMSSTMLSRRLSVTPPANRERTIAYKRFTYEGLAERARTEIDWARRGLELVDRIEG